The Nicotiana tomentosiformis chromosome 9, ASM39032v3, whole genome shotgun sequence genome contains the following window.
TTGACCTTTGAATTTTGATAGTAGGTTAGTTATTGTATTTACCAGGTAAAATTTATTTGTAATTACCTTAAAGAGACCGACTTGAACTTACCTTTAGAGCTTCCCGAGCTCTAGGCTCAACATCTCTCACTCTTCCATCTTCAGCTGTTCTATTCTGCACTCCCCTAGTAGCATTCGCCCGCCCGAACATTGGAATAGTAACGAGAAAAATGCCCAACTATCGATTCTTCCCGGAATTGCGCCATTGGAGCCGACCCAGGAGTGGCCGTTAATGGACACCTACCACTTTTCACCGGTTAGAGAGGCCCTTAAAGTGACACTGATAGTGTATAAAATCTTTACACTAACACAATGGTGGAGCTACATAGCTCCAAGGGGTGTCAACTCCTTTTCCGGAAAAATACACGGTTTAAAtagttaaaaattaattttttatgtatatatactatgtattgaatACCCTTGACTTCTTTGTGTATTTACTTCTTTAAATTTTGATACCTCTTAGTGAAAATTCTGGCTCTGCTACTGCACTGACAGTATATAAAACTTAACCTCTATATATTAGTAGCatgactttattttattttaggttATGTTTGGTATGATGAGAATGAgagtggaaaatattttttggaaaaaaatatttatttaagattGAGAATACTAATAGCAAACTAGATGGAGTTCAATGAGAGTTTTTAAGTATTAAAGATTGTAATAATGTCTAATTGTTGGTTAAAACAGTGATATATAGTTAAGAGTTGAGATAGTTGTGAAGGAAAAATTACTTCTGCCCAAAAGTGAGGAAAGACATTTCCATCTTTTGGTGGAAAATTTTATCTCTGGAAAATATTTTATGGCATCCAAACACCAGGAAATAACTTATTTTCCTTGAGAACATTttccgtcataccaaacacaACCTTAGTTTTTTATGTTTTTCTAGTTCTCACATTGATTTTGTTTTATGTTTGGTTCCAAAGGTTGGATTTTTGGTGCCTGTAAGTGGTAATTTGGAAGAGGATGAGAAAAGTTCCATACCTAAGATTCCACTTTCAGAAGGGCTTAATTTGGTGGGCCGCGATTGCATTCCAGTTACTGATAAACGACTGAGTCGCAAGCATCTTACTGTCACTGCCACCTCCACTGGCTCCGCTGATGTCCTCGTGGTACTTTTCTAACTAATTTTCCTTCACGTCCATATTCATATGCTACTATTCATGTATTTTCTTTATGCATCAATCAATCCATCAACAATGCCTCAATATCAAGTTAGTTGGGTCGGATATTTCCATTAACTTTATTCAGGTTGAATCTTTGGATGATTCTTCATAGATACATGTGTGCATACACAAACACACACGAGTGCGTGTGTGTTTGTGTTTTTTTGTGAATTATCCTTTGGTAACTTGTGGACACTACGATGCTTGATAATATGCTTGTATGAGTCTACATAGGATTGTATACTGAGTGATTCAATGGGTTGGTGGCAGTTTTTTAGTGTCGTGACGCCGTCATGTATACATTGCTTATTAAATGCATGAGTTCTGTCCACACCCTGTGATagcatttcaaattattttccgATATAAAAGTACATAGGTTTTCTTACTTCTTAATTTCCTGTTGAAGTTTTTTCTTTGGACTAAACATGGAAAATGGATTGTAGGAAGGAACAAACCCTGTTGTCATAAGATTAAAGGGTGAGAGAAAGAAGCTTTTGTCTGGAGAGAGGTGGAAAATTGAAAGTGGTGATGTCATAGAGTTGATACCTGGCCGTTACCTATTTAAGTATGTTAGCACAGCTCCTAAGGATGAAACTTCAACAATCAACAAACAAAAAAGACCTTTCAGTGAAGAAAGTATTACTGACAAAGGTCAGATGCATGGTAAGAAGAAAGCTCGAGAAATTTTTCAAGAGGAAGCTTCAGAAAAGGTATGGATTTCTTTGTTTCCTCATTGTGGCTCTGAATAGGTAGAGTCCGCTAGTACGTTATtggtaaaaatatttataaagaaaGTTTAAATTAGTTTTACTTGTTAAAGCATATTTCTTTGGCATACAGAATATGCTGCACAACAATGGCCAAGAAACAGAAAACTCTGTGGAGGCGATACGCCAGTTTAGGGTTCCGAAGCATAAGTTACCGCTCACATTCAGATTAATGAGAGTGCGTGAGCTTCCAGCATGGGCAAATACCGAGGCTGTTTCTATTAATGATGTTATTCAGGTAGAGTTATCCATTATGGTTGTTCTGTGATTGGTTCTGTTTGCATGAGATGTTGGTCCGTGGGTGCATTAGTGTTCACGAATTAGTAAAGGGGTGAAAACAGATGCGATATCAAGTTCGCCTCTGAATTGCCTGAACTGATGATTCTAGCTTCTTTCCTTTTTGAGTCTTAGAGTCGTTTATGTATTTATTAATTCTTTTCTACAGACAAAGTTTATAGGAATTATATGGCAGTGGAGACTTTGGAGCGATGTTGtttaacaaattcaagtgctcactgTGTACAAGTGTCCTACATTTGCGACCTGTTAGAATGTCCCATGTTGGTCGAGGGAATAGACTGTTGTCTCCTTATATGGTTTTTGACAATCCTcacctcatgagctagctttaaggttgagttaggcccaaagTCCATTTTCTTTACATGGTATCATAGATAGACCCGTCCCTATTCTTGGTTTACCCAATTTTGGGCCTCCATGTTATATTTTCCACGCTCCAGCTGTCAAGTCCAAAACGTGCAGAGGTGTTAGAATGTCCCACGTTGGTTGAGGGAATGGGCGTTGATGTCTTCGTTTATGGTATTAGACAATACTCATCTCATGATCTAGCTTTTCGGGTTGATTTAGGCCCAAGGTCTATTTTCTTTACACTATCAATATGATAACTGATGAACCCTTTATGTGAGCCTGTAACTATTGGATAATGTCTATGTTTTGTATTGGTGGCTTGACTTTCGTTCTGTATTTCATCACAGGGGAATGTGCTTGTAGCTATCCTTTCGAATTACATGGTGGATATGGATTGGCTACTTTCTGGTATGTTCTGTCATTTTTTTGCCTTTTCGTTTGTTTTCTTGTTTCTTGTTTTGTCCCATCGTCTGTTTCTCCTTATATTTATGTGTTTCGACGTTGGGTTGTTAGATGAAGTGGTTTCCTAGCTTACCAATTCTGTCCAAGTTTACAGCTATTGCTGATGGAACTATCCAGTCTTTTTCCCTTTCAAACTTTTCTGTTGTGAATTTCACTTGTTTACATTACCGCAAAGTTCACTTGCATGCAGTCTTATAAATGTCTCTTTACATGTATCTTATCTGTGCTCATTTGTGGTTTCCATTGTTTGTTGGTTTACATTACTCCAGTCTTATTTGCTTTTATGGACTGAGTTAATATATTTGTCTGAAGACTGGTTTCCTGGTCCTTTCTAATGCAGCATGTCCAGCTCTTAAACGGATTCCCAACGTTCTCGTCATTCATGGAGAAGGTGATGGTGTCATGGAGCATATGAAGGTTAAAAGTTTTAAGTTATGAGAATCTGATGTCGTTGGAGCTTCTCTTAGATGAAATTGTGACTTCAATATCTTTTTCCTTTACAGAGAAGCAAACCGGTAAATTGGATTCTGCACAAACCTTCTTTACCAATTGCGTATGGAACACACCATTCAAAAGCCATGATTCTTGTCTATCCAACAGGAGTGAGAGTTATTGTACATACTGCAAACTTGATCTATGTTGATTGGAATAACAAAAGCCAGGGATTGTGGATGCAAGATTTCCCATGGAAGGATCAAAACAATTTGGGCAAGGATGTCGGATTTGAAAATGATTTGGTTGATTATCTAAGTGTGTTAAAGGTACAGATGAATTCCAACCCGGATGAATTAATTTCCATTGCATCGAACAACTTTCAACCTTTATTTGTAGTCTCCCATGCTTATAGTCCTTTTGGTTTCTTAAACTTGATGGCCTATTTATATATGAACTTATGAAGTAGTACACTTTTTTTTTGACAACAAAGAAAATAAGCGTTTCATTCTATGTGGAAAGCTATGGCTATGTGTATCTGTTACTGCTGCATAACATGCTATTTTAGAAGGAACTCTGCCTTGTTATGCAATAAATCAGGACCAATCACACTTTCCTGGTGTCTGCATTCTGACGACATTTAGTTTTTTCCCATTTTTTGAATTCACCCTCTTCTGTCAGAGTATTTCCTTTTTCCTAGACCTTGTTTAATTCTGTTAAAATTTGCAGTGGCCGGAATTTACTGCTAATATACCAGCCTTTGGAAGCTGCAAGATCAATTCCTTGTTCTTCAAAAGATTTGATTACAGTAGTGCAGCGGTATTTGCTCATTTCTTTTACTGAAGCTCTACTTGTGCTCATATTTCATGTGCTAATTCTGTATTAGAACGCTGTGATGCCTGAGGTTTTACCGACCCCCAGGACATAATATTCATTTCCTTACTGTCAGCTCTCTTCTCATTTACAGCTCATAGGCAGCCTCGCCActaaaaaggagaaaaagaaagaaagaaaaaagcaaaATAGAGCTGACAAACATGAAAGGAAGCCTTGTCTCTGTGTGATCTAtaagtcacgggttcgagccccGGAAgtagccactaatgcttgcattagggtatgCTGTCCAGatcacaccccttggggtgcAGCCCATCCTTGGACCCTGCACGAATGCGGGATGCTTTgcgcaccgggctgccctttagaGCTGACAAACATGGCACTTCACATTCACATTTTGAAGCTAGCGTGTCATTGTTTGGCGAAAAAGTTTGCTTTCACAGGACATgttaccttctcaaaaaaaaaaacgtTTGCTTTCACGTGTGAAAATAGGAAAGGGGGCCTGTATAAGTGGGTACTATGTCCTCTTTCACTAGTTATCATGGTGGCTGATTATCTGTTTAAGATTCTTGTTTCCATGTCGGGGCGGAGGTGACAAGAAGTGTAATTCGTTGCTTGGCATTCTTAAGAAGCTGGCTGGGAAACTGTTTGTTGTATCATTTAAGGTGCAATGTGATAACATGACATTGAAGTCGTCGTTTCTTCAATTCCAGGTTAGGCTAATTGCATCTGTGCCTGGATATCATTCAGGTCCGAGTTTGAAGAAGTGGGGTCATATGAAGTTACGTACTATTCTTCAGGAATGTACTTTTAGCAAAGAATTTCAGAAATCTCCTCTTATTTACCAGGTATTTGTATTTGCATTTGCATTCCATTCAGCTCCAATGATTCTTTTATCAGATGTTTCTATATTGCACCTGCATTATCAAATACAAAATCTGTTCCTGCATTCTACTCTTTCATACGGTTTATGTGATTCATCAATTGCCTCCTGCAGTTCTCCTCCCTAGGTTCTTTGGATGAGAAATGGATGGCAGAGCTCGCCTCTTCAATGTCGGCTGGAGTTTCAGAAGATAAAAAACCTCTGGGCATTGGGGAGCCATTGATAGTATGGCCCAGTGTCGAAGATGTTAGATGTTCTTTGGAGGTAATGTTGAACAAGTCTTCTTGTTAGACTATTACTGGCATCACTAACTTGACTATGGATGTCAAACATAAGTtataggcaaaatacataaattGCCCCTTTAAGTTGTCCACAACAATCAGATGAACACCTTAACTTGGCATATGACCACACAAACACTTCTATTTGACACATGTGTCTCTCATGAATACCCGAGTTCAACAAGCCTCATGTGTGAGTTACACTCGCGGATGACATGTCAAACTGACAAATTATCAAATGACACGTGTATTTCTTGAATATATTATAGTTTATATTAAAAAATACTTGTAATTctttaattaaaaaaagaagaaaaagactcCTTTTTCCCTCCcagtgaaaaaaaaaaagttgtatTTCTTCTCCCTTTTAACACCATAGACGCTGCAACCCCTTTCCACCACTGTAACACAACCGAAACTACCACAAAAGCTCTAACATTTAACAATCAGCTCTCTCAAAAGTTCAATTTCTCCTTCCCAATCATTCCCCCTCTCTCGCAGGCGTAACCAATGCTTTGTTACATTAAAAATCCCTCTTTGCTTtgctttgatttcattactgCTCTTCCTTAATCTCATTGCTGCTCTTCCATGGGTttggttcttttttttttcctttctgcaGTGGCCTCATGGTTTGTTGCTCTTTGAAGCCCCACCCCCATTATTTGGTTGTATATCAACCCTTCCACCGTCGGCTGCCAAAGCCCGCTTCAACCAAATCAAAAATCGTCCCAACCCACTTGATTGATATATTATCACCAGCGAAGAACCAGTGTTATAAATAGCGCTCGCCTCAGCGCTAATAGCGTGAGGCGAGGCGAGGCGAGGCGAGACAGTATCGCCACAGAGCCTCTGTTGCGTTGCGTTTCGAAATAGCGCTCGCCTCTGCCTGCGTGGCGAGAGGCGACAGTGTCGCGAGAAGCGACCATAGCGTCGCCTtttgtattttttaaaaaaaaaaagaaaaaaagcaaagACTCAACAAAAAGGGTCGTGATTAGGGCTTGACAACATATCTTCTTCAACTTGAACAAAACAACAGAGCTTCTTTGAGACTTTGACGTTCTGAACTCGCGAGCCATCGTCTTCTTCTTTCAGAAGCTTGAGGTTCCAGCCATTGAAAGTCCAGGTatgcttcttctcctttcttctttcttcttttttctttcttctttcttcttcttcttcttcttctt
Protein-coding sequences here:
- the LOC104115126 gene encoding tyrosyl-DNA phosphodiesterase 1 isoform X4 — translated: MDTYHFSPVGFLVPVSGNLEEDEKSSIPKIPLSEGLNLVGRDCIPVTDKRLSRKHLTVTATSTGSADVLVEGTNPVVIRLKGERKKLLSGERWKIESGDVIELIPGRYLFKYVSTAPKDETSTINKQKRPFSEESITDKGQMHGKKKAREIFQEEASEKNMLHNNGQETENSVEAIRQFRVPKHKLPLTFRLMRVRELPAWANTEAVSINDVIQGNVLVAILSNYMVDMDWLLSACPALKRIPNVLVIHGEGDGVMEHMKRSKPVNWILHKPSLPIAYGTHHSKAMILVYPTGVRVIVHTANLIYVDWNNKSQGLWMQDFPWKDQNNLGKDVGFENDLVDYLSVLKWPEFTANIPAFGSCKINSLFFKRFDYSSAAVRLIASVPGYHSGPSLKKWGHMKLRTILQECTFSKEFQKSPLIYQFSSLGSLDEKWMAELASSMSAGVSEDKKPLGIGEPLIVWPSVEDVRCSLEGYAAGNAVPSPLKNVEKEFLKKYWARWKASHTGRCRAMPHIKTFLRYNGQSLAWLLLTSSNLSKAAWGSLQKNNSQLMIRSYELGVLFLPSSVKRGCGFSCTDNGYSSEDETSMHEGNRIKLVTLAWQGKGNDDYSEVLKLPVPYELPPKPYSAEDIPWSWDRRYTKKDVYGQVWPRQVKLYTNQDS
- the LOC104115126 gene encoding tyrosyl-DNA phosphodiesterase 1 isoform X3; this translates as MSTSSQVQVGFLVPVSGNLEEDEKSSIPKIPLSEGLNLVGRDCIPVTDKRLSRKHLTVTATSTGSADVLVEGTNPVVIRLKGERKKLLSGERWKIESGDVIELIPGRYLFKYVSTAPKDETSTINKQKRPFSEESITDKGQMHGKKKAREIFQEEASEKGNVLVAILSNYMVDMDWLLSACPALKRIPNVLVIHGEGDGVMEHMKRSKPVNWILHKPSLPIAYGTHHSKAMILVYPTGVRVIVHTANLIYVDWNNKSQGLWMQDFPWKDQNNLGKDVGFENDLVDYLSVLKWPEFTANIPAFGSCKINSLFFKRFDYSSAAVRLIASVPGYHSGPSLKKWGHMKLRTILQECTFSKEFQKSPLIYQFSSLGSLDEKWMAELASSMSAGVSEDKKPLGIGEPLIVWPSVEDVRCSLEGYAAGNAVPSPLKNVEKEFLKKYWARWKASHTGRCRAMPHIKTFLRYNGQSLAWLLLTSSNLSKAAWGSLQKNNSQLMIRSYELGVLFLPSSVKRGCGFSCTDNGYSSEDETSMHEGNRIKLVTLAWQGKGNDDYSEVLKLPVPYELPPKPYSAEDIPWSWDRRYTKKDVYGQVWPRQVKLYTNQDS
- the LOC104115126 gene encoding tyrosyl-DNA phosphodiesterase 1 isoform X2, which encodes MSTSSQVGFLVPVSGNLEEDEKSSIPKIPLSEGLNLVGRDCIPVTDKRLSRKHLTVTATSTGSADVLVEGTNPVVIRLKGERKKLLSGERWKIESGDVIELIPGRYLFKYVSTAPKDETSTINKQKRPFSEESITDKGQMHGKKKAREIFQEEASEKNMLHNNGQETENSVEAIRQFRVPKHKLPLTFRLMRVRELPAWANTEAVSINDVIQGNVLVAILSNYMVDMDWLLSACPALKRIPNVLVIHGEGDGVMEHMKRSKPVNWILHKPSLPIAYGTHHSKAMILVYPTGVRVIVHTANLIYVDWNNKSQGLWMQDFPWKDQNNLGKDVGFENDLVDYLSVLKWPEFTANIPAFGSCKINSLFFKRFDYSSAAVRLIASVPGYHSGPSLKKWGHMKLRTILQECTFSKEFQKSPLIYQFSSLGSLDEKWMAELASSMSAGVSEDKKPLGIGEPLIVWPSVEDVRCSLEGYAAGNAVPSPLKNVEKEFLKKYWARWKASHTGRCRAMPHIKTFLRYNGQSLAWLLLTSSNLSKAAWGSLQKNNSQLMIRSYELGVLFLPSSVKRGCGFSCTDNGYSSEDETSMHEGNRIKLVTLAWQGKGNDDYSEVLKLPVPYELPPKPYSAEDIPWSWDRRYTKKDVYGQVWPRQVKLYTNQDS
- the LOC104115126 gene encoding tyrosyl-DNA phosphodiesterase 1 isoform X1, with the protein product MSTSSQVQVGFLVPVSGNLEEDEKSSIPKIPLSEGLNLVGRDCIPVTDKRLSRKHLTVTATSTGSADVLVEGTNPVVIRLKGERKKLLSGERWKIESGDVIELIPGRYLFKYVSTAPKDETSTINKQKRPFSEESITDKGQMHGKKKAREIFQEEASEKNMLHNNGQETENSVEAIRQFRVPKHKLPLTFRLMRVRELPAWANTEAVSINDVIQGNVLVAILSNYMVDMDWLLSACPALKRIPNVLVIHGEGDGVMEHMKRSKPVNWILHKPSLPIAYGTHHSKAMILVYPTGVRVIVHTANLIYVDWNNKSQGLWMQDFPWKDQNNLGKDVGFENDLVDYLSVLKWPEFTANIPAFGSCKINSLFFKRFDYSSAAVRLIASVPGYHSGPSLKKWGHMKLRTILQECTFSKEFQKSPLIYQFSSLGSLDEKWMAELASSMSAGVSEDKKPLGIGEPLIVWPSVEDVRCSLEGYAAGNAVPSPLKNVEKEFLKKYWARWKASHTGRCRAMPHIKTFLRYNGQSLAWLLLTSSNLSKAAWGSLQKNNSQLMIRSYELGVLFLPSSVKRGCGFSCTDNGYSSEDETSMHEGNRIKLVTLAWQGKGNDDYSEVLKLPVPYELPPKPYSAEDIPWSWDRRYTKKDVYGQVWPRQVKLYTNQDS